The Mesorhizobium sp. B1-1-8 genome contains a region encoding:
- the trbG gene encoding P-type conjugative transfer protein TrbG — MMPAFRDLAAPAYRASAFAAVLLSATAFGGCATPQKPPRIAYDAFVPPLPDVAPIATDEQPKPLHVPPAWRPARGGAAGDTPSVRVENANAAARIQPRREGYYNAIQIYPWSEGALYQVYAAPGQITDIALEPGESLTGTGPIAAGDTARWIIGDTESGSGVTRRVHVMVKPARADITTNLVITTDRRVYMIELRSGEKPYMPAVAWAYPARPAGQGQTLPATPAIPQIPARNYRYGLTGDAPPWKPVAVYDDGRRVYVEFPRGIVQGEMPPIFVIGPDGDSQIANSRVYQNILIVDRLFGAAELRLGSGKRQQTVKIVRTDRSRTARLPLTSGFDGSSAAMEAPKQGGGQRS, encoded by the coding sequence ATGATGCCGGCATTCCGTGACCTTGCGGCTCCGGCTTATCGGGCGTCCGCCTTCGCAGCGGTCTTGCTGTCGGCCACCGCGTTTGGGGGTTGCGCCACACCTCAGAAGCCACCCCGCATTGCCTACGACGCCTTCGTGCCGCCATTGCCGGACGTCGCGCCTATTGCGACGGATGAGCAGCCGAAACCACTGCACGTTCCACCAGCCTGGAGGCCGGCGCGAGGAGGTGCCGCCGGCGACACGCCGTCCGTGCGCGTCGAGAACGCCAACGCTGCCGCGCGTATCCAGCCGCGCCGTGAAGGGTACTATAACGCCATCCAGATCTATCCCTGGAGTGAGGGGGCGCTTTACCAGGTCTACGCTGCCCCTGGGCAGATAACGGACATTGCGCTGGAGCCCGGAGAGAGCCTGACTGGCACGGGTCCGATCGCGGCCGGCGATACCGCGCGCTGGATCATTGGCGACACCGAAAGCGGATCGGGTGTCACCCGGCGCGTCCACGTGATGGTCAAACCCGCACGCGCGGACATAACCACGAATCTCGTCATCACCACCGACCGGCGCGTTTATATGATCGAGCTGCGGTCAGGCGAGAAGCCTTACATGCCGGCTGTGGCCTGGGCGTACCCGGCCCGGCCGGCGGGACAGGGGCAGACCTTGCCCGCCACGCCGGCCATCCCGCAAATCCCCGCGCGCAACTATCGCTACGGTCTCACAGGCGACGCGCCGCCCTGGAAGCCCGTGGCCGTCTATGACGATGGGCGACGCGTCTACGTCGAGTTTCCGCGCGGCATCGTGCAGGGCGAAATGCCGCCCATCTTCGTCATCGGGCCGGACGGCGATTCCCAGATCGCCAACAGCCGTGTCTACCAGAACATCCTGATCGTCGACCGCCTCTTCGGCGCGGCGGAATTGCGGCTTGGCAGCGGCAAACGCCAACAGACTGTCAAGATCGTCCGCACCGATCGGTCGAGAACGGCTCGACTGCCGCTGACGTCAGGGTTCGACGGGTCGTCCGCAGCCATGGAAGCACCGAAGCAAGGGGGAGGGCAACGATCATGA
- a CDS encoding TrbI/VirB10 family protein — MKESETAAAPMRLRAEPPRVTRLSRKVLAGIGFVASLGVGGALIYALQVRDRATPGEELYSTSNLQRADGLANLPRDYTGPILGPPLPGDLGRPILEAQKKGQPLVPPTIATPTVDEAEQRRQAEQEAARTSRVFFETGAVTETTTEPPGNAASPSLAGLDPAGQTRQDRQLAFLNAAADRRTVAPDRVVAPASRFVLQAGAVIPAALITGIRSDLPGQITAQVTENIYDSPTGRALLIPQGTRVIGEYDNGVGFGQRRVLLAWNRLIFPDGRSIVLERQPGADAQGYAGLEDGVNYHWGELFKAAALSTILSVGAEAGSSGQESDMVRALRSGASDSVSRVGQQIVQRQLDIAPTLTIRPSFPVRVIVTRDLKLDPYGG, encoded by the coding sequence ATGAAAGAATCCGAAACCGCCGCCGCGCCTATGCGGCTACGCGCCGAGCCGCCGCGTGTGACCCGCCTGTCGCGCAAGGTTCTCGCTGGGATCGGCTTCGTTGCGTCCCTTGGCGTCGGCGGTGCGCTGATCTATGCGCTGCAGGTCCGCGACAGGGCAACGCCCGGCGAGGAGCTTTATTCGACCTCCAATCTGCAGCGCGCCGACGGGCTGGCCAACCTCCCACGCGATTATACCGGGCCCATACTCGGGCCCCCGCTGCCTGGAGATCTCGGTCGGCCAATTCTGGAAGCCCAGAAGAAGGGGCAGCCCCTTGTACCGCCGACGATCGCCACACCCACGGTCGACGAAGCTGAACAACGCCGGCAGGCCGAACAGGAGGCGGCCCGGACGTCGCGCGTCTTCTTCGAAACGGGAGCGGTAACGGAGACAACCACCGAACCGCCCGGCAATGCTGCCAGCCCGAGCCTTGCCGGCCTAGACCCTGCTGGACAGACACGACAGGATCGCCAGCTTGCCTTCCTCAATGCCGCCGCCGACCGGCGCACCGTGGCGCCCGACCGTGTCGTGGCTCCGGCATCGCGCTTCGTGCTTCAGGCCGGAGCCGTTATCCCCGCCGCGCTGATAACCGGCATCCGTTCCGATCTGCCCGGGCAGATCACTGCACAGGTGACGGAGAATATCTACGACAGTCCGACGGGCAGGGCGCTTCTGATCCCGCAAGGCACCCGCGTCATCGGCGAGTATGATAACGGGGTTGGCTTCGGGCAGCGGCGTGTGCTGCTTGCCTGGAACAGGCTGATCTTCCCCGATGGCCGCTCCATCGTCTTGGAGCGGCAACCCGGGGCGGATGCGCAGGGCTATGCCGGCCTCGAGGACGGGGTCAATTACCACTGGGGTGAGTTGTTCAAGGCGGCGGCGCTCTCAACCATCCTCAGCGTAGGCGCCGAAGCTGGCTCTTCCGGTCAGGAGAGTGACATGGTCCGAGCGCTGCGCAGCGGCGCTTCCGACAGCGTCAGCCGCGTCGGCCAGCAGATCGTCCAGCGCCAGCTCGACATAGCACCGACACTGACGATCCGGCCGAGCTTCCCCGTGCGTGTGATCGTGACACGCGATCTCAAACTCGATCCCTACGGAGGCTGA
- a CDS encoding DUF2274 domain-containing protein: MAKLKLGPIADDKPIKVTVELPARLHRELSKYAEILGRESGQPSTDHVRLIVPMLERFIATDRGFAKAKQEPKA; this comes from the coding sequence ATGGCAAAGCTGAAACTTGGCCCGATCGCGGACGACAAACCCATCAAGGTAACCGTCGAACTGCCCGCGCGGCTACATCGCGAGCTGTCCAAATATGCCGAAATCCTTGGCCGAGAATCTGGACAGCCGTCCACCGATCATGTCCGCCTGATTGTGCCTATGCTTGAGCGCTTCATCGCAACCGATCGCGGCTTTGCGAAAGCTAAGCAGGAGCCTAAGGCTTAG
- a CDS encoding LysR family transcriptional regulator yields MELLQSGLKLRQLQVFREVLRTGSTRRAAAAVGISQPAVSQQVKQLEAALGIALFKRSANRILPLQEAWEFLRNVELALTSLDRLEASITAMKNDEQQRIAIAAPAVFGFVTLPKVVATIRSKTASSVRSISGSHEQVGVHILSGVADLGISRLPLDSRLFEWAPLGSARNVCIFHPEHRFSKHSCIEAQDLAGETIIDIDPQFASHQMNFNALRFTGIEPDILVEYDSNGHEAGFVSAGLGISITNEIIAREYKAFALGVKPVEPSALYHYVAIWQKGRTFSNALNVSLDAILSAFAPAPPA; encoded by the coding sequence ATGGAGTTGCTGCAGAGCGGCTTGAAGCTGCGACAACTACAGGTCTTTCGCGAGGTGTTAAGGACCGGCTCGACGCGGCGGGCAGCCGCCGCAGTCGGAATAAGTCAGCCAGCCGTCAGTCAGCAGGTAAAACAGCTTGAAGCGGCGCTGGGCATTGCGCTCTTCAAAAGATCGGCAAACCGCATCCTCCCGTTGCAGGAAGCCTGGGAATTCCTGCGGAACGTGGAACTGGCCCTGACATCGCTCGATCGGCTGGAAGCGTCCATCACGGCGATGAAAAACGACGAGCAGCAACGGATCGCAATCGCCGCGCCTGCCGTGTTCGGTTTTGTGACCTTGCCGAAGGTGGTGGCGACGATCCGCTCCAAGACCGCGTCGAGTGTCCGCTCAATATCTGGAAGCCACGAGCAAGTCGGTGTGCACATCTTGTCCGGAGTGGCGGATCTGGGAATATCAAGGCTGCCCCTGGATTCCCGCCTGTTCGAATGGGCCCCGCTCGGGTCCGCGCGCAACGTGTGCATCTTTCATCCTGAACATCGCTTCTCCAAACACTCTTGCATCGAAGCGCAGGACTTGGCCGGCGAAACTATCATCGATATCGACCCTCAGTTCGCTTCACATCAGATGAATTTCAATGCCTTGCGTTTCACCGGCATTGAGCCTGACATCCTGGTCGAATACGATTCGAACGGCCATGAGGCTGGGTTCGTTTCGGCAGGCCTCGGCATCTCAATAACCAATGAAATCATCGCACGCGAATACAAGGCGTTCGCGTTGGGAGTGAAACCGGTAGAACCATCCGCGCTCTATCATTACGTTGCGATCTGGCAGAAGGGCAGGACGTTTTCCAACGCATTGAATGTGTCCCTCGATGCGATATTGTCTGCCTTCGCTCCAGCTCCGCCTGCATAG
- a CDS encoding helix-turn-helix domain-containing protein, which yields MTLETLATEAGLAYSYVGGIERGQRNPSLDVAERIAKVLESDPVTLFRASSPSE from the coding sequence ATGACCCTGGAAACGCTGGCGACCGAAGCTGGCCTCGCCTACAGCTATGTGGGCGGCATCGAACGCGGTCAGAGAAACCCCAGTCTGGATGTCGCCGAGCGGATCGCGAAGGTTTTGGAGAGCGATCCGGTCACACTGTTTCGAGCAAGCTCTCCGTCGGAATAG
- a CDS encoding ABC transporter permease — MNGFAAQFIAAFATTVGLALVSGCLGTTIGLFLAISKGAAMPRLKRAVTAYTTMVRGVPELLIILLIYFGGTTLASKVAGRYVEVNAFTAGVIALSVVFSGYATEVFRGAIAAVPAGQTEAAKSLGLNAWQRWVFVVGPQMLRLALPAYGNLWISLFKDTALVSVVGLTDIMRVAYVGAGSLRAPLTFYLSASALYLSLTTVTLLSIRLAERRFPAFGR, encoded by the coding sequence ATGAATGGTTTCGCTGCTCAGTTTATTGCCGCATTCGCGACAACCGTGGGCCTTGCTCTTGTCAGTGGATGCCTGGGTACAACGATCGGACTGTTTCTGGCGATTTCGAAGGGCGCGGCCATGCCCCGCCTCAAGCGTGCTGTGACGGCCTACACGACGATGGTCCGTGGCGTTCCAGAACTTCTGATTATCCTGCTCATCTACTTCGGCGGAACCACCTTGGCCAGCAAGGTCGCCGGCCGATACGTGGAGGTGAATGCGTTCACGGCCGGGGTCATCGCGCTCTCGGTCGTCTTCAGCGGTTATGCGACGGAGGTCTTCCGGGGCGCGATCGCGGCAGTGCCGGCGGGCCAGACCGAGGCGGCGAAATCCCTTGGGTTGAATGCATGGCAGCGTTGGGTGTTCGTCGTTGGCCCGCAGATGCTGAGGCTGGCGCTGCCCGCCTACGGCAACCTGTGGATTTCGCTGTTCAAGGACACCGCGCTGGTTTCGGTCGTCGGCCTCACCGACATCATGCGTGTTGCCTATGTCGGCGCCGGGTCGCTGCGCGCACCGCTGACCTTCTACCTCTCGGCGTCGGCTCTCTATCTCTCCCTGACGACGGTCACGCTGCTGTCGATCCGTTTGGCGGAGCGGCGCTTCCCCGCGTTCGGTCGATAG
- a CDS encoding ABC transporter permease: MNLGLMLDAVVVLSSGLLLTVTLTALSLAAGFLVSVPLAFVRAFGRPGQSLTVLAYTYVFRGTPMLVQLFLLYYGLSQIPAVRASLFWVILRDPFWCALLTFSLNSAAHTTEILCRGLQSVPRGVVEAASALGLKRLQIARLVTFPIAFRISLPAYGNEVVGMIKGSSLASTVTLLEITGMARQMVSATFAPYEIFIVAGAIYLSLTSLAVKATQFLERRLSSEGNPKQRRKARISPSLPDHKITTPMT; encoded by the coding sequence ATGAACCTCGGCTTGATGCTCGATGCGGTGGTGGTGCTGTCTTCAGGCCTGCTGCTCACCGTGACTCTGACGGCTTTATCGCTCGCGGCGGGATTTCTTGTCTCCGTCCCGCTGGCGTTCGTCCGTGCCTTCGGCCGCCCCGGTCAATCCCTCACGGTGCTCGCCTACACCTATGTCTTTCGCGGCACGCCCATGCTCGTTCAGCTCTTCCTCCTCTATTACGGACTGAGCCAGATCCCGGCGGTGCGCGCCAGTCTCTTCTGGGTCATCCTGCGCGACCCGTTCTGGTGCGCCCTATTGACCTTTTCGCTGAACAGCGCCGCTCACACCACGGAAATCCTCTGTCGCGGTCTCCAGTCCGTGCCGCGAGGAGTCGTGGAGGCGGCCTCGGCGCTGGGCTTGAAGCGTCTGCAAATCGCCCGTCTCGTCACCTTCCCGATCGCGTTCAGGATCTCGCTTCCCGCCTATGGCAACGAGGTCGTGGGCATGATCAAGGGCTCGTCCCTCGCAAGCACGGTGACGCTGCTCGAGATAACCGGCATGGCCCGACAGATGGTGTCGGCGACATTCGCGCCCTACGAAATCTTCATCGTCGCCGGAGCGATCTACCTTTCACTCACGTCGTTGGCCGTGAAGGCGACCCAGTTCCTGGAACGACGGCTTTCGAGCGAAGGCAATCCAAAACAGCGACGCAAGGCGCGCATCAGCCCGTCCTTGCCTGATCACAAGATCACGACCCCCATGACGTAA
- a CDS encoding transporter substrate-binding domain-containing protein — MRIPLAIAVSIASLMTACPVRAEIERTISIATEGASPPWDGTDANGKLYGYDIDVGLELCRRVKIKCAFVAQDWDGIIPALLVGKYDVIMSGMAITEKRKQSIAFSVPYAAGFNQFVVRKEIGLDAGDIKEKLNLSMVGTREKAIIERLRSTLRGKAIGVLRSSNSEAVLKDLFGDIVTLRSYDSLDNLKLDLAAGRVDGGLADYFTWRDFLETPDGSIAVFFGPELNGGLWGPGVGAGMRKEDAELLGKFNTAIEAATRDGTMKALSLKWFKMDISPTLAK, encoded by the coding sequence ATGCGCATACCCCTGGCTATTGCTGTTTCCATAGCATCCCTGATGACGGCTTGCCCCGTCAGGGCCGAAATCGAGCGTACGATATCGATCGCCACCGAAGGCGCGTCACCGCCCTGGGACGGCACCGACGCGAACGGCAAGCTTTACGGCTACGATATCGATGTCGGTCTCGAACTGTGCCGCCGCGTCAAGATCAAATGCGCCTTCGTCGCGCAGGACTGGGATGGCATCATTCCCGCACTGCTCGTCGGCAAGTACGATGTCATCATGTCAGGCATGGCGATCACGGAAAAGCGCAAGCAGTCCATCGCCTTCTCGGTTCCTTATGCCGCCGGCTTCAATCAGTTCGTCGTGCGCAAGGAGATTGGGCTCGACGCCGGCGACATCAAGGAGAAACTCAACCTCTCGATGGTCGGGACCAGGGAGAAGGCGATCATCGAACGCCTCAGGTCGACGCTCCGGGGCAAGGCAATCGGGGTCCTGCGCTCATCCAACTCCGAGGCTGTCTTGAAGGATCTCTTCGGCGATATCGTGACGCTGCGAAGCTATGACAGTCTGGACAATTTGAAGCTCGACCTTGCCGCGGGCCGGGTCGATGGCGGGCTGGCCGACTATTTCACCTGGCGGGATTTCCTGGAGACGCCGGACGGCTCGATCGCGGTCTTCTTCGGGCCGGAGCTGAACGGCGGCCTGTGGGGGCCGGGGGTGGGTGCCGGCATGCGCAAGGAAGATGCCGAACTGCTCGGCAAGTTCAACACGGCAATCGAAGCGGCGACGAGGGACGGAACGATGAAGGCGCTGAGCCTGAAGTGGTTCAAGATGGACATATCGCCCACCTTGGCGAAATAG
- a CDS encoding CapA family protein: MEDPFCVVVTGQSLITHDIRHVHDERFAEVIGFLRQGDVVFTNFESTILGKHGGWPTKGKYFGYSKAEMLDALKAIGFNALALANNHAFDLGPCGVLSTLEEVEARSFLYAGIGNDETDAAIPGRRRLGGRKVTLLAVDAGPGPANMYAADRTPLRPARPGVNRLNTLRKVCVPDGHFRRLARLGADLRSSELELTNYAQPEDPPAVASGTEINFYGTIFAQAAGFGRRIEVDPQSAATHLSAIRQASARGDFIVAYLHHHHWEPGWQEVPLWVQAFARTCVDAGADLFVSHGAPVLQAVEIYKGAPIFYGLGNFLFHVHPDETEWDPPEVWQSIVAACRYDAGGGLHAIDLLPVVIGGDGQAGSATNRLVPVAAPESMARDILAGFAIRSRAFGTEIAVSGHSATIALSGARKFG; the protein is encoded by the coding sequence ATGGAAGATCCATTTTGCGTGGTCGTTACCGGCCAGTCGTTGATTACCCACGACATCCGTCATGTCCACGACGAGCGGTTCGCCGAGGTCATCGGCTTTCTTCGGCAGGGCGACGTCGTCTTCACCAACTTCGAGTCGACCATCCTGGGGAAGCACGGGGGATGGCCAACCAAGGGCAAGTATTTTGGCTACTCGAAGGCCGAAATGCTCGATGCGTTGAAGGCGATCGGATTCAACGCTCTCGCGCTGGCCAACAATCATGCCTTCGATCTTGGTCCCTGCGGCGTCCTCTCGACGCTGGAGGAAGTTGAAGCGCGTAGCTTCCTGTATGCCGGAATCGGGAATGATGAGACTGACGCGGCGATACCTGGTCGCCGCCGACTGGGTGGCCGCAAGGTCACGCTGCTTGCGGTCGACGCCGGCCCCGGCCCGGCCAATATGTATGCCGCGGACCGCACGCCGCTCCGCCCGGCGCGTCCCGGTGTCAACCGACTGAATACCCTGAGAAAGGTGTGCGTTCCGGACGGGCATTTCCGGCGACTGGCACGGCTTGGCGCCGACCTGCGAAGTTCCGAGCTCGAGCTGACCAATTACGCCCAGCCGGAGGATCCGCCGGCGGTGGCGAGCGGCACGGAGATCAATTTCTACGGCACTATCTTCGCCCAGGCAGCCGGCTTCGGCCGCAGGATCGAGGTCGATCCGCAAAGTGCCGCCACCCATCTGTCCGCGATCCGGCAGGCCTCGGCGAGGGGCGATTTCATCGTCGCCTATCTGCACCATCACCATTGGGAACCCGGCTGGCAGGAGGTTCCGCTCTGGGTGCAGGCCTTTGCCCGGACATGTGTCGACGCCGGTGCTGACCTCTTCGTCAGCCACGGCGCCCCCGTGCTGCAGGCAGTGGAGATCTACAAAGGCGCGCCGATCTTCTACGGCCTTGGGAATTTCCTCTTTCACGTCCATCCCGACGAGACCGAGTGGGATCCGCCGGAGGTATGGCAAAGTATAGTCGCCGCCTGCCGCTATGATGCGGGCGGAGGTTTGCACGCCATCGACCTTTTGCCGGTCGTGATCGGCGGCGACGGTCAGGCTGGTTCGGCAACGAATAGACTGGTTCCCGTCGCCGCCCCTGAAAGCATGGCACGCGATATCCTGGCCGGCTTCGCGATCCGTTCGCGAGCATTCGGCACCGAGATTGCGGTGTCCGGACACTCGGCCACGATCGCATTGTCGGGAGCCCGCAAATTCGGCTGA
- a CDS encoding DUF982 domain-containing protein encodes MVSNVDAAAEELLTWDGRGPKWRAAVEACLAAKESTGTADDARRAFLAAAKANGMLRASSV; translated from the coding sequence ATGGTCAGCAATGTCGACGCGGCGGCTGAAGAGTTGCTGACATGGGACGGCCGTGGCCCGAAGTGGCGAGCCGCGGTCGAGGCGTGCCTTGCTGCCAAGGAAAGCACTGGCACAGCCGACGATGCGCGCAGGGCCTTCCTTGCCGCAGCTAAGGCCAACGGAATGCTTCGCGCCAGCAGCGTATAA
- a CDS encoding helix-turn-helix transcriptional regulator, which produces MGANPDTLAASSVYGRNLGHKFGAEDAPFILTRSLKSTDIAITELYVDRPLGRLCDPIPRVDAYMICLMLRDLPNNLYWEDGRQVSANSLKAGQITLHDLKREPLAVMDKPIHSLLFYLPCAALGALADEVNVPRISELRYEPGEGIFDKTVEHIGLTLLPALQTPECTNRLFTDHLTLALAAHTAQSYGGMQAVSRPLKGGLAPWQEKRSKEMISGDLTGATPLREIAAACGLSVSHFSRAFRRSTGLAPHTWLLEARVEAAKAMMRRRDAALPTIARACGFADQSHLCRVFTRRVGSSPGVWRKVVLG; this is translated from the coding sequence ATGGGAGCAAATCCAGATACGCTGGCTGCAAGTAGTGTTTACGGTCGAAACCTTGGCCATAAGTTCGGCGCCGAGGACGCCCCTTTCATCCTGACCCGATCCCTGAAGAGCACGGACATCGCGATCACCGAACTCTATGTGGACCGGCCCCTCGGACGGTTGTGCGACCCGATTCCACGCGTTGACGCCTACATGATATGTCTGATGCTTCGTGATCTCCCCAACAATTTGTACTGGGAGGATGGGCGACAGGTTTCAGCAAATTCGCTGAAGGCGGGTCAAATCACGCTCCACGATCTGAAGCGCGAACCACTCGCTGTAATGGACAAACCCATTCATTCGCTCCTTTTCTACTTGCCTTGCGCGGCTCTTGGCGCTTTGGCCGATGAGGTCAACGTCCCGCGAATAAGTGAACTGCGTTATGAGCCTGGCGAGGGCATATTCGACAAAACAGTCGAGCACATCGGCCTCACGCTTCTACCCGCGCTTCAGACTCCCGAATGCACCAATCGACTCTTTACAGACCATCTGACACTGGCGCTCGCAGCCCACACCGCGCAGAGCTACGGCGGAATGCAGGCGGTTTCGCGACCGCTGAAGGGCGGGCTTGCCCCATGGCAGGAAAAACGGTCGAAAGAAATGATTTCTGGCGATCTCACCGGCGCGACGCCGCTACGCGAGATTGCCGCGGCTTGCGGCCTATCGGTCAGCCACTTCTCGCGGGCATTTCGTCGATCAACCGGCCTGGCTCCGCATACTTGGTTGCTTGAGGCTCGTGTCGAAGCGGCCAAGGCCATGATGCGCAGGCGGGATGCGGCTCTGCCGACGATAGCGCGCGCTTGCGGCTTTGCGGACCAAAGCCACCTTTGTCGCGTTTTCACGCGCCGCGTCGGTTCGAGCCCTGGAGTTTGGCGCAAGGTAGTTCTTGGCTAG